A stretch of Paludisphaera borealis DNA encodes these proteins:
- a CDS encoding DUF1559 domain-containing protein, with amino-acid sequence MSARPGFTLIEILVVVSIVGLLTTLLLPAVQSAREAARRAQCANNLKQIGLALHNYQSAHSSFPLNWRDPRVDPERSRPWYVAGRPYSALTRLLPYIEQQPVYASINFGEETFPSDLTSAFPFPQNQTAYSTRIATYLCPSDSGPSPTPYGCNYRGNYGLGPMPSTNGESFDSGNGFYSFPGVLGPYSFPDGLSHTVAYSERLRGSGDHGGLAPARDFGNILVMDACSSRNADYALACCRLAATRDFPVSRQAGFTWFYGDFGCTAYNHAQEPNGRIPDAVQVDAWIGIVTARGAHAGGVNSLMADGSVRFARDSINRKVWRALGTRNGDELVE; translated from the coding sequence TTGTCCGCACGGCCCGGATTCACTCTGATCGAGATTCTCGTCGTCGTGTCGATCGTCGGGCTGTTGACGACCTTGCTCCTGCCCGCCGTGCAATCGGCCCGCGAAGCGGCGCGGAGGGCTCAGTGCGCCAACAACCTGAAGCAGATCGGCCTGGCCTTGCACAACTACCAGTCGGCCCACAGCTCGTTCCCGCTCAACTGGAGGGACCCGCGCGTGGATCCGGAGCGAAGCCGCCCCTGGTACGTAGCCGGTCGGCCCTATTCCGCGCTGACTCGGCTGCTGCCCTATATCGAGCAACAGCCGGTCTACGCCTCGATCAACTTCGGCGAGGAGACTTTTCCCAGCGACCTGACGTCGGCGTTCCCGTTCCCGCAGAACCAGACGGCGTACTCGACGAGGATCGCAACCTACCTTTGCCCGTCCGATTCGGGACCAAGCCCGACGCCTTACGGCTGCAACTACCGGGGCAATTACGGCCTGGGCCCCATGCCTAGCACCAACGGAGAAAGCTTCGACAGCGGCAACGGCTTTTATTCATTCCCCGGCGTGCTCGGCCCGTACTCGTTCCCCGACGGATTGTCGCACACCGTGGCTTACAGTGAGCGTCTTCGGGGCTCGGGCGACCACGGCGGCCTGGCGCCCGCCCGCGACTTCGGCAACATCCTGGTCATGGACGCCTGCAGCAGCCGGAATGCAGACTACGCGCTCGCTTGCTGCAGGCTGGCCGCGACCCGGGATTTCCCGGTATCCCGGCAGGCGGGCTTTACCTGGTTCTACGGAGACTTCGGATGCACCGCCTACAACCATGCCCAGGAGCCGAACGGGCGGATTCCCGATGCAGTCCAAGTCGATGCATGGATCGGAATCGTCACCGCTCGCGGCGCGCATGCGGGAGGGGTCAACAGCCTGATGGCGGACGGTTCGGTGCGGTTTGCGAGGGACTCCATCAACCGCAAGGTCTGGCGCGCTCTGGGTACCAGAAACGGCGATGAACTCGTCGAATGA
- a CDS encoding DUF1501 domain-containing protein, which translates to MLQIDGKPHAACDGVSRRRILEAAGVGLFGLSLPRLLAAEEASGRGQGPRPRARAVIFLTLFGGPSQLETFDLKPDAPDTIRGPFKPIASRTPGLLISEHLPRLAQISDKFCVVRSMSHPFNDHSGAAHYIQTGKIWHIPIGAGFSPTPKDWPSMGSVVEYLDQHRQREGSAGTAALPSYAVVPNTLGRLQETGLYLRPGEHAGWLGRRYNPLTTVVDKKNLQDNPYWRDCSDEELTFQIEGLAPGEGVRLDRVNHRVSMLEEFDGRRRLLDGARRVVEFDRFRERALGLVTSAATRDALDVRNEPATVRDRYGRHLFGQSTLIARRLVEAGVRFVTVHYDACDGFGWDSHVHSDDVKNHLMPTFDQALSALLLDLDQRGLLDETLVVALGEMGRTPVPTPRWGRGHWSKLFPAVLAGAGIRGGTTYGASDKDAANVVDHLVNPESLAATIYEALGVSYELRLPDPQGRPTAIVEGGEPVRDLFG; encoded by the coding sequence ATGTTGCAGATCGACGGCAAGCCGCACGCAGCCTGCGATGGGGTTTCGCGACGGCGCATCCTTGAGGCGGCCGGCGTGGGGTTGTTCGGGCTGAGCCTGCCGAGGTTGCTCGCGGCCGAGGAGGCGTCGGGCCGGGGACAGGGGCCGAGGCCTCGGGCGCGGGCGGTGATCTTTTTGACTCTGTTCGGCGGGCCCAGCCAGCTTGAGACGTTCGACCTCAAGCCCGACGCGCCCGACACGATCCGGGGGCCGTTCAAGCCGATCGCCTCGCGAACGCCCGGGCTGCTGATCAGCGAGCACCTGCCCAGGCTGGCCCAGATCTCCGACAAATTCTGCGTCGTGCGGTCGATGAGTCATCCGTTCAACGACCACAGCGGCGCGGCCCACTACATCCAGACCGGCAAGATCTGGCACATCCCGATCGGCGCCGGCTTCAGCCCCACGCCCAAGGACTGGCCGTCGATGGGCTCGGTCGTCGAGTACCTCGACCAGCACCGCCAGCGCGAAGGCTCGGCCGGAACGGCGGCCTTGCCCAGCTACGCGGTCGTGCCGAACACCCTGGGCCGGTTGCAAGAGACCGGGCTCTACCTCCGGCCGGGCGAGCACGCCGGCTGGCTCGGCCGCCGCTACAATCCACTGACCACGGTGGTCGACAAGAAGAACCTCCAGGACAACCCGTACTGGCGCGACTGCTCCGACGAGGAGCTGACGTTCCAGATCGAGGGCCTCGCGCCGGGCGAGGGAGTGCGGCTCGACCGGGTGAACCATCGGGTCTCGATGCTCGAAGAGTTCGACGGCCGGCGGCGGCTGCTCGACGGCGCGCGCCGGGTCGTCGAGTTCGACCGGTTCCGCGAACGGGCGCTCGGCCTGGTGACGTCGGCGGCGACCCGCGACGCACTCGACGTCCGTAACGAGCCGGCGACGGTCCGCGACCGCTACGGCCGCCACCTGTTCGGCCAGTCGACCCTGATCGCCCGCCGCTTGGTTGAAGCCGGAGTCCGGTTCGTGACCGTCCATTACGACGCCTGCGACGGCTTCGGCTGGGACTCGCACGTCCACAGCGACGACGTCAAGAACCACCTCATGCCCACCTTCGACCAGGCCCTCTCCGCCCTCTTGCTCGACCTCGACCAGCGCGGGCTGCTGGACGAGACGCTGGTCGTCGCCCTCGGCGAGATGGGCCGGACGCCGGTGCCGACCCCGCGATGGGGACGCGGCCATTGGAGCAAGCTGTTTCCCGCCGTCCTCGCCGGCGCGGGGATTCGCGGGGGGACGACCTACGGCGCCTCCGACAAGGACGCCGCGAACGTCGTCGACCATCTCGTGAACCCCGAGAGCCTCGCGGCCACGATCTACGAGGCGCTCGGCGTCTCGTACGAGCTGCGGCTGCCCGATCCCCAGGGCCGGCCGACCGCGATCGTCGAAGGGGGCGAACCGGTCCGCGACCTCTTCGGCTGA
- a CDS encoding arylsulfatase, translating into MKIGTIQALACGALGAMLGVLAATRDVSPASRADDGATRPSTADAGAITATATATTTQASSGKKPNIVFIMGDDVGWFNIGAYHRGMMAGKTPNLDKMAAQGMLFTDYYAEPSCTAGRANFITGQLPIRTGLTTVGQAGAKVGMVAAAPTIATALKSHGYATGQFGKNHLGDLNEYLPTAHGFDEFFGYLYHLDAMEDPAFHSYPPELKAKIGPRNMIHSWATETDDPTEEARWGKVGKQKIEDAGPLYPDRMKTVDDEILDLTFKFIDKAKADAKPFFVWLNPTRMHVITHLSDKYAKLQTSENGWYTYEAGMAQLDDIVGSVMKKLDDLGVADDTILVFTTDNGAENFTWPDGGQTPFAGGKGTVLEGGMRVPCIVRWPGKVPAGKVENGIISGLDWFPTLVDAAGGPGIAEELKQGKTLGDRTYKVHLDGYDQMDLITGKGPSRRREVLYFAEGTLGAVRVDDYKYRFIDQPNGWIGGTVKPDWPILTNIRLDPFERTGLSGSLNYYNFFSHEFWRFTFVQQEVAKVGATFIEFPPMQKGASFNLEAVKEQIIKASQARAAN; encoded by the coding sequence ATGAAGATTGGCACGATTCAAGCGTTGGCCTGCGGGGCGCTGGGCGCGATGCTCGGCGTCCTCGCCGCTACAAGAGACGTCAGCCCCGCGTCGAGGGCCGACGACGGGGCGACGCGGCCGTCCACCGCCGACGCCGGCGCGATCACGGCCACGGCCACAGCTACGACCACGCAGGCCTCGTCCGGGAAGAAGCCGAACATCGTGTTCATCATGGGCGATGACGTCGGCTGGTTCAACATCGGCGCGTATCACCGGGGAATGATGGCGGGCAAGACGCCGAACCTCGACAAGATGGCCGCTCAGGGGATGCTCTTCACCGACTACTACGCCGAGCCGAGCTGCACGGCGGGCCGGGCGAACTTCATCACCGGGCAGTTGCCGATCCGCACCGGTCTTACCACCGTGGGCCAGGCCGGCGCCAAGGTCGGGATGGTCGCGGCGGCGCCCACCATCGCCACGGCGCTCAAGTCGCACGGCTACGCGACGGGACAGTTCGGCAAGAACCACCTGGGCGACCTCAACGAGTACCTCCCCACGGCCCACGGGTTCGACGAGTTCTTCGGCTACCTCTATCACCTCGACGCGATGGAGGATCCGGCCTTCCATTCCTACCCGCCCGAGCTGAAGGCCAAGATCGGGCCGCGGAACATGATCCATAGCTGGGCGACCGAGACGGACGACCCGACCGAAGAGGCTCGATGGGGCAAGGTCGGCAAGCAGAAGATCGAGGACGCGGGTCCCCTCTACCCCGACCGCATGAAGACGGTGGACGATGAGATCCTCGACCTCACCTTCAAGTTCATCGACAAGGCCAAGGCGGACGCCAAGCCCTTCTTCGTGTGGCTGAACCCGACCCGTATGCACGTCATTACTCACTTGTCGGACAAGTACGCCAAGTTGCAGACGTCGGAGAACGGCTGGTACACCTACGAGGCCGGGATGGCTCAGCTCGACGACATCGTCGGCTCGGTCATGAAGAAGCTCGACGATCTGGGCGTCGCGGACGATACGATCCTGGTCTTCACGACCGACAACGGCGCCGAGAACTTCACCTGGCCCGACGGCGGTCAAACGCCGTTCGCCGGCGGAAAAGGGACCGTGCTCGAAGGAGGCATGCGCGTCCCCTGCATCGTGCGATGGCCGGGCAAGGTGCCCGCTGGGAAGGTCGAGAACGGGATCATCTCCGGGCTCGACTGGTTCCCGACGTTGGTCGACGCGGCCGGCGGCCCCGGAATCGCCGAGGAACTGAAGCAAGGCAAGACCCTCGGCGACAGGACGTACAAGGTCCACCTCGACGGCTACGACCAGATGGACCTGATCACCGGCAAGGGGCCGTCGCGGCGCCGCGAGGTGCTGTACTTCGCTGAGGGAACGCTCGGCGCGGTCCGGGTCGACGACTACAAGTACCGATTCATTGATCAACCGAACGGCTGGATCGGCGGAACGGTCAAGCCCGACTGGCCGATCCTCACGAACATCCGCCTCGATCCGTTCGAGCGCACCGGGCTTTCCGGGTCGCTGAACTACTACAACTTCTTCTCCCACGAATTCTGGCGGTTCACCTTCGTGCAGCAAGAGGTCGCGAAAGTCGGCGCGACGTTCATCGAGTTCCCGCCGATGCAGAAAGGCGCGAGCTTCAACCTGGAAGCCGTGAAGGAACAGATCATCAAGGCCTCCCAGGCGCGCGCGGCCAACTGA
- a CDS encoding tetratricopeptide repeat protein, with product MTRTLVNLALGASLAMLASPSDVFAGRGGGRGGGYGGGGGGARGGGYSGGGGGGSMGHSPSFSQPRPSTNESRPQGAGASGNRNQSGNPSNAGAAAAGAGYNNRNQGPSNAGAAAAGAGYSNRNQSGAHSNAGAAAAGADYSNRNQSGAHSNAGAAAAGADYSNRNQSGAHSNAGAAAAGADYSNRNQNPYSNAGAAAAGAGYANRNQSPYSNAGAAAVGAGYANRNQSPYSNAGAAAVGAGYANRNQYDQYHPGMTNGYWNGNYGAMGMGSSAGVGAWGVGSPMYGYGYSGYSNPYATGMAAPVAGQPVGQPQPADGAASAPAPDYTQPLNTAAAAPQPTVTDQATALFDQAREAFKSNDYATALQRDQQAIGQMPNDSTMHEFLALVFFAQGKYDQAAGPLYAVLSVGPGWDWTTLIGNYSDANLYTEQVRNLEAFVKADRTSAPARFLLAYHYITQGHSDSAAVQLKEVVALQPNDTLSAQLLSKLQPASAGSAAPSQAQPVDVGKLTGDWNASAPQNAKVTLSIKDDGGFTWTIAAPGKPPTSISGKSTLADGTLTLSADQKSQMGALTGQVARLDDTHFNFRATGAPANDPGLAFAR from the coding sequence ATGACGCGCACACTCGTGAATCTGGCTCTGGGCGCCTCTCTGGCGATGCTCGCCAGTCCGTCGGACGTCTTCGCCGGTCGCGGCGGCGGCCGTGGGGGCGGGTATGGCGGCGGGGGTGGCGGCGCTCGCGGGGGCGGATATAGCGGCGGGGGTGGCGGCGGTTCCATGGGCCACTCGCCCTCGTTCAGCCAGCCACGCCCCTCCACGAACGAATCCCGACCTCAAGGCGCCGGAGCGTCCGGCAATCGCAACCAGTCGGGCAACCCCTCCAATGCCGGGGCCGCCGCCGCTGGCGCGGGCTACAACAATCGCAACCAGGGCCCCTCCAATGCGGGTGCCGCAGCCGCCGGAGCGGGTTACAGCAATCGCAACCAGTCGGGCGCCCACTCGAACGCCGGCGCCGCAGCCGCCGGCGCGGATTACAGCAATCGCAACCAGTCGGGCGCCCACTCGAACGCCGGCGCCGCAGCCGCCGGCGCGGATTACAGCAATCGCAACCAGTCGGGCGCCCACTCGAACGCCGGCGCCGCAGCCGCCGGCGCGGATTACAGCAATCGTAACCAGAACCCCTACTCCAACGCAGGAGCCGCCGCAGCCGGAGCGGGGTACGCGAATCGCAACCAGAGCCCCTATTCCAACGCGGGCGCCGCCGCCGTCGGAGCGGGGTACGCGAATCGCAACCAGAGCCCCTATTCCAACGCGGGCGCCGCCGCCGTCGGAGCGGGGTACGCGAATCGCAATCAGTACGACCAGTACCACCCCGGTATGACCAATGGCTACTGGAACGGCAACTACGGCGCGATGGGCATGGGCAGCTCGGCTGGCGTCGGTGCTTGGGGAGTGGGTTCGCCGATGTACGGTTACGGCTACTCCGGCTACAGCAATCCTTATGCGACCGGTATGGCGGCGCCCGTCGCTGGGCAGCCCGTCGGTCAACCTCAGCCGGCGGATGGTGCCGCCTCCGCTCCCGCTCCCGACTACACCCAGCCGCTCAACACCGCCGCGGCGGCGCCCCAACCGACCGTGACCGACCAGGCGACCGCACTCTTCGATCAGGCCCGCGAGGCGTTCAAGTCGAACGACTACGCCACCGCGCTTCAGCGCGATCAGCAGGCGATCGGGCAGATGCCGAACGACTCCACGATGCACGAATTCCTCGCGCTCGTCTTCTTCGCCCAGGGCAAGTACGACCAGGCCGCGGGACCTCTCTACGCGGTCCTCTCCGTCGGCCCGGGCTGGGACTGGACCACGCTGATCGGGAATTACTCCGATGCGAATCTCTACACCGAGCAAGTTCGCAATCTGGAAGCCTTCGTGAAGGCGGACCGCACGTCGGCCCCAGCCCGCTTCCTGCTGGCGTACCACTACATCACGCAAGGGCACAGCGACTCCGCGGCCGTCCAGTTGAAGGAAGTGGTCGCGCTCCAGCCCAACGACACGCTCTCGGCCCAGCTTCTCAGCAAGCTCCAGCCGGCCAGCGCCGGGAGTGCGGCGCCCTCCCAAGCCCAGCCGGTCGACGTGGGCAAGCTGACGGGCGACTGGAACGCCTCGGCTCCGCAGAATGCCAAGGTCACGCTCTCGATCAAAGACGACGGCGGCTTCACCTGGACGATCGCAGCCCCCGGCAAGCCCCCCACGTCGATCTCGGGCAAGTCCACCCTGGCGGACGGCACGCTCACTCTCTCGGCGGACCAGAAGTCCCAGATGGGGGCGCTGACCGGTCAGGTCGCCCGATTGGACGACACGCACTTCAACTTCCGGGCGACCGGCGCCCCCGCAAACGACCCGGGCCTGGCGTTCGCGCGCTGA
- a CDS encoding YybH family protein, producing MMKKVVLMLIVAFDATGVSLYAQAVTKSRPSAPQATAATDPAARSDDEKAIRVLLDAFTKAFDAGDAAAAAATYSENGIVVDEQGERTEGRAAIRDQYARSFADNPGSTITIKVDSLRLLGPETAIEEGRTTIKPAAGAGAPDVSRFVAVYVKQGGQWRQAVVRDEIARDLTPHDHLKELEWLVGDWVNESQDAVVSTTCAWAVGGNFLDREFTMKTEGRPVLSGTQRIGWDPLKQQFKTWIFDSEGGHGEGYFTRIGDEWVIKVEGVRQDGQPASSTNVVRRLGKDRISWQSVQRTLGGTAIPGVDEFVIVRKPPQVGK from the coding sequence ATGATGAAGAAGGTCGTTCTGATGCTCATCGTCGCGTTCGACGCGACTGGGGTCTCACTCTACGCTCAGGCGGTGACCAAGTCGCGTCCGTCCGCGCCGCAAGCCACCGCCGCAACCGATCCGGCCGCACGGAGCGACGACGAGAAGGCGATCCGGGTGCTTCTCGACGCGTTCACCAAGGCGTTCGACGCTGGCGACGCCGCGGCCGCCGCGGCCACGTACTCGGAGAACGGGATCGTCGTCGACGAGCAAGGTGAGCGGACCGAAGGCCGCGCCGCCATCCGCGATCAGTACGCCCGGTCGTTCGCCGACAACCCCGGCAGTACGATCACTATCAAGGTCGACTCACTCCGCCTTCTCGGGCCGGAGACGGCGATCGAGGAGGGCCGAACGACCATCAAGCCCGCGGCGGGAGCCGGCGCGCCCGACGTCAGCCGGTTCGTCGCGGTGTACGTCAAACAGGGCGGCCAGTGGCGGCAGGCCGTCGTGCGCGACGAGATCGCCCGCGACCTTACCCCCCACGACCACCTCAAGGAGCTGGAGTGGCTCGTGGGCGACTGGGTCAACGAGAGTCAGGACGCGGTCGTCTCCACCACCTGCGCTTGGGCCGTCGGCGGCAACTTTCTTGATCGCGAATTCACCATGAAGACCGAGGGCCGACCCGTCCTCTCCGGCACCCAGCGGATCGGCTGGGACCCCCTGAAGCAGCAGTTCAAGACCTGGATCTTCGACTCCGAGGGGGGCCACGGCGAAGGGTACTTCACACGCATCGGCGACGAGTGGGTGATCAAGGTCGAAGGGGTTCGCCAGGACGGTCAACCGGCATCGTCCACGAACGTCGTCCGGCGCCTGGGGAAGGACCGGATCAGTTGGCAATCGGTGCAACGGACTCTGGGAGGCACGGCGATCCCCGGGGTCGACGAATTCGTCATCGTTCGCAAGCCTCCCCAGGTCGGTAAGTGA